A region of Halalkaliarchaeum desulfuricum DNA encodes the following proteins:
- a CDS encoding beta-CASP ribonuclease aCPSF1 — protein sequence MSAVDKQLEQIRDEIEQEVPPDIHVSDVKYEGPEVVVYTQHPKEFAQDGDLVRRLASKLRKRITVRPDPNVLTPPEEAEAAIQNVIPDDAGVTDLDFHADTGEVVIEAEKPGMVIGRHGSTLREITQEVGWTPEVVRTPPIESATVSNVRNFLKQEREERRDILERVGRQIHREEMADEQWVRISTLGCCREVGRAAFILSTAETRILIDCGDKPGAEGEVPYLQVPEALGAGATNIDAVVLTHAHLDHSALIPLLFKYGYDGPIYCTEPTRDLMGLLQLDYLDVATKEGRTPPYQSEMVREAIKHTIPLEYGDVTDIAPDVKLTLHNAGHILGSAVSHFHIGDGLYNVAFSGDIHYDDTRLFNGAVNDFPRVETLVLESTYGGRNDYQTDQEDSERKLIDVINRTTDEGGKVLIPAFAVGRSQEIMLVLEKAMRNGEIEEMPVHLDGMIWEATAIHTTYPEYLRDDLQNRIFHDDENPFLAEEFNHIDGGEDERQEVADGGPCIILSTSGMVTGGPIMSWLRHVGTDPESRLVFVGYQAQGTLGRRIQNGWDEIPINDRGNHGRAETLQLEMDVETVDGFSGHADRQGLENFVRTMNPRPEKVLCVHGDERSVQDLSSALYHEYNMRTFAPKNLETFRFK from the coding sequence ATGAGCGCAGTCGACAAACAACTCGAGCAGATACGAGACGAGATCGAACAGGAAGTACCGCCGGACATCCACGTTTCCGACGTCAAGTACGAGGGGCCGGAGGTCGTCGTATACACCCAACATCCCAAGGAGTTCGCGCAGGACGGCGACCTCGTTCGGCGGCTCGCGTCGAAACTCCGAAAGCGGATCACCGTCCGTCCCGACCCCAACGTGTTGACGCCGCCGGAGGAGGCGGAAGCCGCCATCCAGAACGTCATTCCGGACGACGCCGGCGTGACGGATCTCGATTTTCACGCCGACACCGGCGAGGTCGTGATCGAGGCTGAAAAGCCGGGGATGGTGATCGGTCGACACGGGTCGACGCTGCGAGAGATCACCCAGGAAGTCGGCTGGACCCCGGAGGTCGTCAGGACGCCGCCGATCGAGTCGGCGACGGTGTCGAACGTCCGAAACTTCCTGAAACAGGAGCGCGAGGAGCGCAGAGACATCCTCGAACGGGTGGGCAGACAGATCCACCGCGAGGAGATGGCCGACGAGCAGTGGGTCCGGATCAGCACGCTCGGCTGCTGTCGGGAGGTCGGACGCGCCGCGTTCATCCTCTCGACGGCGGAGACGCGGATCCTCATCGACTGTGGCGACAAGCCCGGCGCGGAGGGGGAAGTTCCGTACCTCCAGGTGCCCGAGGCGCTGGGAGCCGGCGCGACCAACATCGACGCAGTCGTGCTCACCCACGCTCACCTCGATCACTCGGCGCTGATCCCGCTGCTGTTTAAGTACGGTTACGACGGTCCGATCTACTGCACGGAGCCGACGCGGGACCTGATGGGGCTGCTGCAGCTCGACTACCTCGACGTCGCCACGAAGGAGGGCCGGACGCCGCCGTATCAGTCGGAGATGGTCCGGGAGGCGATCAAACACACCATCCCGCTGGAGTACGGCGACGTCACCGACATCGCCCCCGACGTGAAGCTCACGCTCCACAACGCGGGTCACATCCTCGGTTCCGCAGTGTCGCACTTCCACATCGGCGACGGGCTGTACAACGTCGCCTTCTCCGGGGACATCCACTACGATGACACCCGCCTTTTCAACGGCGCGGTCAACGACTTCCCCCGAGTCGAGACGCTGGTCCTCGAGTCGACGTACGGCGGACGAAACGACTACCAGACCGACCAGGAGGACTCCGAGCGCAAGCTAATCGACGTAATCAACCGGACGACCGACGAGGGTGGGAAGGTTCTGATCCCGGCGTTCGCTGTCGGGCGATCACAGGAGATCATGCTCGTTTTAGAGAAGGCGATGCGCAACGGGGAAATCGAGGAGATGCCTGTCCATCTCGACGGGATGATCTGGGAGGCGACGGCGATCCACACCACCTACCCCGAATACCTGCGTGACGATCTCCAGAACCGAATCTTCCACGACGACGAGAACCCGTTCCTCGCCGAGGAGTTCAACCACATCGACGGCGGGGAGGACGAACGACAGGAGGTCGCCGACGGCGGTCCCTGCATCATTCTCTCGACGTCGGGGATGGTCACCGGCGGCCCGATCATGTCCTGGCTCCGCCATGTCGGAACCGACCCGGAGTCGCGACTCGTGTTCGTCGGCTACCAGGCCCAGGGGACCCTCGGCCGACGGATCCAGAACGGCTGGGACGAGATCCCGATCAACGACCGCGGCAACCATGGCCGCGCGGAGACGCTCCAGTTGGAGATGGACGTCGAGACGGTCGACGGCTTCTCCGGTCACGCCGACAGACAGGGGCTCGAGAACTTCGTCCGAACGATGAATCCCCGCCCCGAGAAGGTGCTTTGCGTCCACGGCGACGAGCGTTCCGTCCAGGACCTCTCCTCGGCGCTGTATCACGAGTACAACATGCGGACGTTCGCACCGAAGAACCTCGAGACGTTCCGGTTCAAGTGA
- a CDS encoding DUF5518 domain-containing protein, whose product MSVSTHPTENRESNSQSKSGPNARLGLLRNGLVGGAVAVLLSFLPLSTVLGGGVAGYLDRGAGRLGAGAGTVAGIVASLPYVLVGVYLALSPAVTLPGPDLALSPVIVVAGTTAFAVVYVVGLSVLGGLIGGYIQETEVFSQ is encoded by the coding sequence ATGAGTGTGTCAACCCATCCAACGGAGAACCGTGAATCGAACAGTCAATCGAAGTCGGGGCCGAACGCACGACTCGGACTCCTCCGAAACGGTCTCGTCGGGGGCGCCGTGGCCGTGCTGTTGTCGTTCCTGCCGCTTTCGACGGTCCTGGGGGGCGGCGTGGCCGGCTACCTGGACCGCGGCGCCGGTCGGCTCGGAGCCGGCGCCGGGACGGTCGCGGGGATCGTCGCCTCGCTTCCGTACGTCCTGGTCGGCGTGTATCTGGCGCTGTCGCCGGCAGTCACCCTCCCGGGGCCCGATCTGGCGCTGTCACCCGTGATCGTCGTTGCCGGAACGACCGCGTTCGCAGTCGTGTACGTCGTGGGGCTGAGCGTGTTGGGGGGTTTGATCGGCGGTTACATCCAGGAAACCGAGGTGTTCTCGCAGTAG
- a CDS encoding MTH1187 family thiamine-binding protein: MTVIALLSVAPVTEESMSGEVAKAVAALEEFDVSYETNPMGTVIEADDVDTLLAAVGAAHKAVDGDRVSTVLKIDDKRTRDQRASEKVEAVERELGRPAKRERTSE; the protein is encoded by the coding sequence ATGACAGTCATCGCCCTTTTGAGTGTCGCACCGGTGACCGAGGAGAGCATGTCCGGCGAGGTGGCGAAGGCGGTCGCCGCCCTCGAGGAGTTCGACGTGAGCTACGAGACGAACCCGATGGGGACGGTGATCGAGGCCGACGACGTCGACACCCTCCTTGCGGCCGTCGGCGCGGCTCACAAGGCCGTCGACGGGGACCGGGTGAGCACCGTCCTCAAGATCGACGACAAACGGACGCGGGACCAGCGCGCGAGCGAAAAGGTCGAGGCAGTCGAACGGGAACTCGGCCGCCCGGCGAAGCGCGAGCGAACGTCCGAGTAA
- a CDS encoding DUF5810 domain-containing protein — MGYACPVCVVKQPDGEHLAHHLAFTAMLHGDEHETWLDEHAPGWENCGPEELAETVVEDAPEADVPDVDHAHSHGESIPAHDRRTPAGRGGGFDDEAASVLQEAQALTRAMMDDEEEKKEEEDDGDAGGNGDSDTHE, encoded by the coding sequence ATGGGATACGCGTGTCCAGTCTGTGTGGTCAAACAGCCCGACGGCGAACACCTCGCACATCACCTGGCGTTTACGGCGATGCTTCACGGCGACGAACACGAGACGTGGCTGGATGAGCACGCCCCAGGCTGGGAGAACTGCGGGCCCGAAGAACTGGCCGAAACCGTCGTCGAGGACGCGCCCGAGGCCGACGTCCCGGACGTGGATCACGCACACTCCCACGGGGAGTCAATTCCGGCCCACGACCGACGGACGCCGGCGGGCAGGGGTGGCGGATTCGACGACGAGGCGGCCTCCGTCCTGCAGGAGGCGCAGGCGCTCACTCGAGCGATGATGGACGACGAAGAAGAGAAAAAGGAAGAGGAAGATGACGGCGACGCGGGCGGAAACGGCGACAGCGACACCCACGAGTGA
- a CDS encoding DUF5809 family protein, giving the protein METTGVYEPETIEEAREAYREAGPAAKVVVRETASAMAFDSAEYESRVTSEVVETARDALFASLLSVRVGSREEFEEWCADRPSYDSRVVGGENVDRVVWHAAPFTEEIVAATFQDAREAAIATVRRQAFGEIYRDRL; this is encoded by the coding sequence ATGGAGACGACGGGAGTGTACGAACCCGAGACGATCGAGGAGGCACGGGAGGCCTACAGGGAGGCCGGCCCGGCGGCGAAAGTCGTCGTCCGCGAGACCGCAAGCGCAATGGCGTTCGACAGCGCCGAGTACGAGTCCCGCGTGACGAGCGAGGTCGTCGAGACCGCCCGCGACGCGCTGTTCGCGTCGTTGCTTTCCGTCCGGGTCGGGAGCCGCGAGGAGTTCGAGGAGTGGTGTGCGGATCGACCATCCTACGACAGCCGGGTCGTCGGCGGGGAGAACGTCGATCGGGTGGTCTGGCACGCCGCGCCGTTCACAGAAGAGATCGTTGCGGCGACGTTTCAGGACGCCCGGGAGGCCGCGATCGCGACGGTTAGGCGGCAGGCGTTCGGCGAGATATACCGGGATCGGTTGTAG
- a CDS encoding serpin family protein, which produces MNRRRLLAVSAALAVGGVAGCVGDGPGDNGGSMTPAGPLPDVDDETLAATIRNANGFTFDLFGRLASAADEDGDPNLFASPLSVSTALAMTYAGARGETREQMRAALRYDLGDVGNDNGENDDGNGAPNEALHGAIAELLSRLNERGEAIDPEDLPSAYDEEDDPVPFELSIVNAVWGQEGYPFRDEYLELLETYYGAGLREVDYVSDAESAREDINEWVAGRTEDRIDELLPGGALDELTRLVLTNAIYFQANWAEPFEEQATETAQFTTLDGESVDVPMMRHSEISVPYGEAELSGGDVAGVELPYVGDEVSMLVVLPEDGAFESVADNFDGDDLAAVIEELEQREGRVELPRFEFESGFQLRPALEELGMVEAFDRNEADLTGMYDPDDPAAGGENLFVDDVYHDSYVAVDEEGTEAAAATAVVVSADSAPADPFEFVADRPFLFLIRDRPTDALLFFGRVGDPTAE; this is translated from the coding sequence ATGAACCGACGACGCCTACTCGCCGTGTCGGCCGCCCTCGCCGTCGGCGGGGTCGCCGGCTGTGTCGGCGACGGCCCAGGCGACAACGGCGGGTCGATGACCCCCGCCGGACCGCTCCCCGATGTCGACGACGAGACGCTCGCGGCGACGATTCGAAACGCCAACGGGTTCACCTTCGACCTGTTCGGCCGACTCGCCAGCGCTGCCGACGAGGACGGGGATCCCAACCTGTTTGCCTCCCCGCTGTCGGTGTCGACGGCGCTCGCGATGACGTACGCAGGGGCGAGAGGAGAAACGCGCGAACAGATGCGCGCGGCGCTGCGATACGATCTCGGCGACGTCGGGAACGACAACGGAGAAAACGACGATGGAAACGGCGCCCCGAACGAAGCGCTCCACGGCGCGATCGCCGAACTGCTCTCCCGGCTGAACGAACGGGGCGAAGCGATCGATCCGGAGGACCTCCCGTCAGCGTACGACGAGGAGGACGATCCCGTTCCCTTCGAACTGTCGATTGTCAACGCCGTCTGGGGCCAGGAAGGCTACCCGTTCCGCGATGAGTATCTGGAGTTGCTCGAGACATACTACGGCGCGGGACTTCGAGAGGTCGATTACGTGAGCGATGCGGAATCCGCCCGCGAGGACATAAACGAGTGGGTGGCCGGACGGACCGAAGACCGAATCGACGAGCTCCTCCCGGGAGGCGCGCTTGACGAACTCACCCGGCTCGTGTTGACCAACGCCATCTACTTCCAGGCCAACTGGGCCGAGCCGTTCGAGGAACAGGCGACAGAGACCGCGCAGTTTACCACACTCGACGGGGAGTCGGTCGACGTTCCGATGATGCGGCACTCGGAGATTTCTGTTCCGTACGGAGAGGCCGAACTGTCCGGAGGCGACGTCGCGGGGGTCGAACTTCCGTACGTCGGCGACGAGGTCTCAATGCTAGTCGTTCTCCCCGAAGACGGGGCGTTCGAGTCGGTCGCCGACAACTTCGACGGCGACGACCTCGCCGCAGTCATCGAGGAACTGGAGCAACGGGAGGGGCGAGTCGAACTCCCGCGGTTCGAGTTCGAATCCGGCTTCCAGTTGCGCCCCGCCCTCGAGGAGCTCGGGATGGTCGAGGCGTTCGACCGCAATGAGGCCGACCTCACCGGGATGTACGATCCCGACGACCCCGCTGCCGGAGGCGAGAACCTCTTCGTCGACGACGTGTACCACGACAGCTACGTCGCCGTCGACGAGGAGGGGACCGAGGCGGCCGCCGCCACCGCCGTCGTCGTTTCCGCTGATTCGGCGCCGGCTGATCCCTTCGAATTCGTCGCAGACAGGCCGTTCCTGTTTCTGATCCGCGATCGGCCCACAGACGCGCTGCTGTTTTTCGGTCGCGTCGGCGATCCGACCGCGGAGTGA
- a CDS encoding translation initiation factor IF-2 subunit gamma, with protein sequence MTRNHKQPEVNIGLVGHVDHGKTTLVQALSGSWTDQHSEEMKRGISIRLGYADATFRECPGMEDPERYTVEEECPDGEESEPLRTVSFVDAPGHETLMATMLAGAAIMDGAVLVVSATEDVPQAQTEEHLMALDIIGIDNIVVAQNKIDLVDRDRAVDHYEQIQEFIEGTVAEGSPIIPVSAQQNVNMDLLIQSIEEEIPTPERNSDRASRMFAARSFDINRPGATHEDLVGGVVGGSLVHGTLSVGDELELRPGRQVEEGGQTEWRSLETTVRSLQAGGSPVEEASPGGLLGVGTGLDPSLTKGDALAGQVAGEPGTLPPTRESFEMEVELLDRVVGDGDGDGNVEEISTGEPLMLTVGTATTVGAVTSARDGECEVNLKRPVCAEAGAKIAINRRVGARWRLIGVGTLE encoded by the coding sequence GTGACACGAAACCACAAACAACCGGAGGTGAACATCGGACTGGTCGGTCACGTCGACCACGGCAAGACGACGCTCGTACAGGCGCTGTCGGGGTCGTGGACCGACCAGCACTCCGAGGAGATGAAACGCGGCATCTCCATACGGCTCGGGTACGCGGACGCGACGTTCCGCGAGTGCCCGGGGATGGAAGATCCGGAACGATACACAGTCGAAGAGGAATGCCCCGACGGGGAGGAAAGCGAGCCGCTGCGGACGGTGTCGTTCGTCGACGCGCCGGGCCACGAGACGCTGATGGCGACGATGCTGGCGGGCGCCGCGATCATGGACGGCGCGGTGCTGGTGGTCAGCGCCACCGAGGACGTCCCCCAGGCGCAGACCGAAGAGCACCTGATGGCGCTGGACATCATCGGCATCGACAACATCGTCGTCGCCCAGAACAAGATCGACCTCGTGGACCGCGACCGCGCAGTCGACCACTACGAACAAATCCAGGAGTTCATCGAAGGAACGGTAGCGGAAGGATCGCCGATCATCCCGGTGAGCGCCCAGCAGAACGTGAACATGGACCTGCTCATCCAGTCGATCGAGGAGGAAATTCCCACGCCTGAACGGAACTCGGACCGCGCATCGCGGATGTTCGCGGCCCGATCGTTCGACATCAACCGACCGGGCGCGACCCACGAGGACCTGGTCGGCGGCGTCGTCGGTGGCTCCCTCGTCCACGGGACACTCTCGGTCGGTGACGAACTGGAACTCCGTCCCGGCCGCCAGGTCGAAGAGGGTGGGCAAACCGAGTGGCGATCCCTCGAGACGACGGTGCGGTCACTACAGGCCGGCGGCTCCCCCGTCGAGGAGGCGTCGCCGGGTGGACTTCTCGGCGTCGGCACCGGGCTGGATCCGAGCCTCACCAAAGGCGACGCGCTCGCCGGACAGGTCGCCGGCGAACCCGGAACGCTCCCGCCGACCCGCGAGTCGTTCGAGATGGAGGTCGAACTGCTCGATCGCGTCGTCGGAGACGGCGACGGTGACGGCAACGTCGAGGAGATCTCCACGGGCGAACCGCTCATGCTCACCGTCGGCACCGCCACGACCGTCGGCGCGGTGACGAGCGCACGCGACGGGGAGTGTGAGGTGAACCTCAAGCGTCCCGTCTGCGCCGAGGCCGGCGCCAAGATCGCGATCAACCGGCGCGTCGGCGCGCGGTGGCGGCTCATCGGCGTCGGGACGCTCGAGTGA
- a CDS encoding PIN domain-containing protein, which produces MDTSALMMPVECGVRVFEELDRLLGEVDPLAPRPVVEELESLSAGAGEEATAASVGLDLSRRCEVRETDAGYADDAVLELAVAEDAYAVTNDLPLRDRLLEANVPVIGLRGRNTLAITEP; this is translated from the coding sequence ATGGACACGAGCGCCCTGATGATGCCGGTGGAGTGTGGCGTCCGCGTGTTCGAGGAACTCGACCGGCTCCTCGGGGAGGTCGATCCGCTCGCGCCCCGTCCGGTCGTCGAGGAACTGGAGTCGCTTTCGGCGGGCGCCGGCGAGGAGGCGACCGCCGCCAGCGTCGGCCTGGACCTCTCGAGACGGTGCGAGGTTCGCGAGACCGACGCCGGCTACGCCGACGACGCCGTCCTGGAGCTTGCAGTCGCCGAGGACGCGTACGCGGTGACAAACGATCTCCCCCTGCGGGACCGGCTGCTGGAGGCGAACGTTCCAGTAATCGGTTTAAGGGGTCGGAACACACTGGCGATAACGGAGCCGTGA
- a CDS encoding DNA-directed RNA polymerase: MYKRVRLKDTVEVPPKHLADVTPQRVKALLQEKLEGRMDEDVGSVVSVVEVHDIGDGAVLPNRPGVYYEAEFDAITFDPEMQEVVDGTVVEVVEFGAFVGIGPVDGLLHVSQISDEYLAYDGANQQLASSESDQSLGVDDPVRVRIVTKSIDERNPRDSKIGLTAKQPGLGKHEWLEKARRRREQEGEASAGGE; encoded by the coding sequence ATGTACAAACGCGTACGACTCAAGGACACGGTCGAGGTTCCGCCGAAACATCTGGCGGACGTCACCCCCCAGCGGGTGAAGGCCCTGTTGCAGGAGAAGCTCGAGGGACGAATGGACGAGGACGTCGGGAGCGTCGTGAGCGTCGTCGAGGTGCACGACATCGGCGACGGCGCCGTGCTGCCGAACCGTCCGGGAGTGTACTACGAGGCGGAGTTCGACGCCATCACCTTCGATCCGGAGATGCAGGAGGTCGTCGACGGCACCGTCGTCGAGGTCGTCGAGTTCGGCGCCTTCGTCGGCATCGGCCCGGTCGACGGGCTGTTGCACGTCTCGCAGATCTCCGACGAGTATCTCGCCTACGACGGCGCCAACCAGCAGCTCGCCTCCAGCGAGTCGGACCAGTCGCTCGGGGTCGACGACCCCGTTCGGGTCCGGATCGTCACGAAGAGCATCGACGAGCGGAACCCCCGCGACTCGAAGATCGGCCTGACGGCGAAACAGCCCGGACTGGGCAAACACGAATGGCTCGAGAAGGCTCGCCGTCGGCGCGAGCAGGAGGGCGAAGCCTCGGCGGGGGGCGAATAG
- the spt4 gene encoding transcription elongation factor subunit Spt4: MASDRLACRECHFVNHGDAQSCKLCGSSSLTEDWAGYVVVTHPEQSEIADEMNVTEPGSYALKVR, translated from the coding sequence ATGGCGTCCGATCGCCTCGCGTGCCGGGAGTGTCACTTCGTCAACCACGGTGACGCACAGAGCTGCAAGCTGTGTGGGTCCTCGTCGCTGACGGAAGACTGGGCCGGCTACGTCGTCGTCACCCACCCGGAACAAAGCGAGATCGCAGACGAGATGAACGTCACTGAACCCGGCAGTTACGCCCTGAAAGTCCGGTAG
- a CDS encoding GTP-dependent dephospho-CoA kinase family protein has protein sequence MSVVADLASDGGADDPTLLCLPDELRTELKDPLGAIYTDANELLSAIDEFAAEHGDSSNSRTPKLVAVGDVVTAHLLDTGRRPDLAVVDGRTERESAPESVLETIEDATDDCVGKTVENPAAVLRHELLVALREGLSSQEPTVVRVDGEEDLAALPAVLAVPVGSSVVYGQPGEGMVHVAVTDAVKREVRELLTKFDGDSEAAFRVLEPKRS, from the coding sequence GTGTCCGTCGTGGCCGATCTCGCGTCCGACGGTGGTGCCGACGATCCGACCTTGTTGTGTCTCCCGGACGAACTTCGAACGGAGTTGAAAGACCCGCTCGGAGCGATTTACACCGATGCGAACGAGTTGCTTTCTGCGATCGACGAGTTCGCCGCCGAGCACGGAGACAGTTCCAACAGCCGGACCCCGAAACTGGTCGCGGTCGGCGACGTCGTCACCGCCCACCTCCTGGACACCGGTCGACGTCCCGACCTCGCGGTCGTCGACGGGCGAACCGAACGGGAAAGCGCGCCCGAATCCGTACTCGAGACGATCGAAGACGCGACAGACGACTGCGTCGGGAAAACCGTCGAAAACCCCGCCGCGGTTTTGCGCCACGAGCTGCTCGTGGCGCTCCGTGAGGGCCTCTCCTCGCAGGAACCGACAGTCGTTCGCGTCGACGGCGAGGAGGATCTCGCGGCGCTTCCCGCCGTGCTGGCGGTCCCCGTCGGATCGAGCGTCGTGTACGGACAGCCCGGGGAAGGAATGGTTCACGTCGCCGTCACCGACGCAGTGAAACGCGAGGTTCGCGAGTTGCTCACCAAGTTCGACGGCGACAGCGAGGCCGCGTTTCGAGTCCTCGAACCGAAGCGATCCTGA
- a CDS encoding RNA 3'-terminal phosphate cyclase, with protein sequence MDDSNQPELTLDGSVGGGQYFRSALSFSVLTGRDVEIRDVRGARENPGLKPQHVAAAEALSSIANAETDGVERGSRTVSFHPSEVQPGRYAVDIETAGSVPLVVDAVLPLSLVTPGPVRLQVTGGTDVKWSPPLSYLRRVKLPLLREAGVLASVDVGRRGFYPVGGGEVTLLIGPSKLTPLSLDESGERRGLRALSTASEDLTEADVAERLADTAIERIGDDWTVLERTVTYVDSDSTGAVVVLVTEHAPETGESSGTGESSGTGESSAEIEAGFEPTCRFGASALGEPGVPAERVAGDAVDALREPIDAGATVDVHLADQLLPFLAVAGGRFRAPRLSEHLETHLKLLEQFGAAVEWTERDDGTVDVSATGNSPDRW encoded by the coding sequence ATGGACGATTCAAACCAACCGGAGCTCACGCTGGACGGAAGTGTCGGTGGCGGGCAGTACTTCCGGTCGGCGCTGTCGTTTTCGGTGCTGACCGGCCGGGACGTCGAGATACGGGACGTTCGGGGGGCACGCGAGAACCCGGGGTTGAAGCCACAGCACGTCGCCGCAGCCGAAGCACTGTCGTCGATTGCGAACGCGGAAACCGACGGCGTCGAACGGGGGAGTCGGACCGTCTCGTTCCACCCGAGCGAGGTGCAGCCGGGGCGATACGCGGTCGACATCGAGACCGCCGGCAGCGTCCCACTCGTGGTCGACGCGGTGTTGCCGCTTTCGCTCGTGACGCCGGGACCGGTACGGTTGCAGGTAACCGGCGGAACGGACGTGAAGTGGTCGCCGCCGCTTTCGTACCTGCGCCGGGTGAAGCTACCGCTCCTCCGGGAGGCGGGAGTGCTCGCGTCCGTCGACGTCGGTAGACGCGGATTCTATCCGGTCGGGGGCGGCGAGGTGACGCTTTTGATCGGTCCATCGAAGCTCACACCCCTTTCTCTGGACGAGTCGGGCGAACGGCGCGGGCTCAGAGCGCTTTCGACCGCGTCCGAGGACCTCACAGAGGCGGACGTCGCAGAGCGTCTCGCGGACACTGCCATCGAACGGATCGGCGACGACTGGACCGTGCTCGAACGCACCGTGACGTACGTCGACAGCGACTCCACGGGGGCGGTGGTCGTTCTCGTCACAGAACACGCACCCGAGACCGGGGAATCGTCCGGGACCGGGGAATCGTCCGGGACCGGGGAATCGTCGGCGGAGATCGAAGCCGGGTTCGAGCCCACGTGCCGGTTCGGCGCCAGCGCGCTCGGGGAACCCGGGGTTCCCGCCGAACGGGTTGCAGGCGACGCCGTCGACGCCCTCCGGGAGCCGATCGACGCCGGGGCAACTGTCGACGTGCATCTCGCCGACCAACTGCTCCCGTTCCTTGCCGTCGCAGGCGGGCGGTTCCGGGCACCGCGGCTCTCGGAACATCTCGAGACACACCTGAAACTGCTCGAACAGTTCGGGGCCGCCGTCGAATGGACCGAACGGGACGACGGGACGGTCGACGTGTCCGCAACCGGAAACTCACCCGACCGGTGGTGA
- a CDS encoding zinc ribbon domain-containing protein: MSDLSSLALGFRLLTAAVAVFGPTVLFLCLLRFLEWLRDDALVTRLTARGMDPEPEPAPVDFLSPLGAESSSAPGSGEKTRETNETDDFPG; this comes from the coding sequence GTGTCGGATCTGTCTTCGCTCGCGCTCGGGTTCAGACTACTGACCGCGGCAGTAGCCGTGTTCGGACCGACGGTGCTGTTTCTCTGTTTGCTTCGGTTCCTCGAGTGGCTCCGGGACGACGCGCTCGTGACTCGACTCACAGCCCGCGGGATGGATCCCGAACCGGAGCCTGCGCCCGTCGATTTCCTCTCCCCGCTGGGTGCGGAGAGCTCGTCGGCGCCGGGATCTGGAGAGAAAACGAGGGAAACAAACGAGACGGACGATTTCCCGGGCTGA